Within the Staphylococcus argenteus genome, the region TCATTGATTTCAATGACATTAACTTTAATATTACGTTTTTTGGCGCGTTGTCTTAAAGCAATAATATTTCCAATATCACTATATAAATTCAATTTATCTGACATAAAATGATAAATAGTCAATTCATGCATATTATGATTGACCTCCTTCAAATGAACGATTTAATTGTTCAAGCATAGGTGCTAATGACGTATAGTTTGGAATAGCAACTGTAAACCCTTGATAATCCATTGTCCTTGCTGTTGCTTTATAAATATCACGTTCAACAATGATCGGCACTTCAACTTCAGCTAACTTCAATCGTAACTGTAATTCTTCTGCTCTTGTTCCAGTTACAATAATTGCTTCTATATGTTGTTTTGATAATTTTTCAAAATCTGCATCATATATCCATGAAGTATCACGTCCATCGGCAGCATTGTCGTTTAAAGATATAACATATACTTTTTCGCCTTCTAATTGCTCACCTACAGATAAACTTGCATTCATACCTGCAGGGTTTTTAGCTAAGTTTATCATCGCTTCTTTTTTACCTTTTTTAAAATACTGCATGCGACCGTTGTCTGATGTATACGTTTCAAATCCATTCTTAATTGCTTGTTCATTAAGTCCTAACTCTCTTAATACAGTATATGCAGCTAATGCATTATACGCATTAAAGTCGCCAGCAATTTTCATATCATATTTTTCATCATTAATATTTAAATGTAAAAATGGCGCAACTTCAAAATTTGAAATCTCATATTTGGCTTGTTCTCTTTTGAAACCACACTGACAGTGATAATGCCCAATTTGATTGTAATGAATATAATCATATTGCAATAAACGACCACAGTTTGGACAATAGCGACTTTCATTCATCGTACTTTGTTCAAATTCATGTGCATGTGCTTTCATACCATAATACACAATTGCATCACTTGCAATTTTTAAACGGCTTACGAAAGGATCATCGGCATTTAGTAATAATTTGATGCCTTTATTACTAATTGTCGTTGCAATATTATTAACCATAATATCAATTTCGCCGAATCGATCCATTTGATCTCTAAAGAAATTTGTAAATACCATCATAGAAGGTGTGACTTCTTTTAAAACACGTGGAATCGAACCTTCATCAATTTCGATAACCGCGATTTTAGTCTTCGGCGTTGACTGCATGATAAATGCCGAAGTAATACCAGCTGCCATATTAGCACCTTCATTATTGTGTATGATTTCAATATTATTTGCTTTTAAAGTATGCCCAATTAAGTTTGAAGTTGTTGTTTTGCCGTTTGTTCCGCTAATAAATACAATATCATCAACTTGTTCAGCTAATTTTCTTAATATATTTGTATCCACTCTTCTAGCGATTTGTCCTGGTAAATCAGTACCCTTTTTACCTACCGCTCTACTTGCTTTACGCGCCAACTTCGCTAGATGGATTGCCGTCCACTGTCTCATGTGTTTCCTCCTCTAATTTCCACTCGCATCATTATAACATGATAAGGCAACTTCAAAAAAGTTTCTCAATCATAAATCGGTCTATTAATTCTAATTTGTAATCATTCTCATTTAGTTAATTAAAAATGATATTTATTCTCAATTAAATATCGCTAAATGATACATTTTCTCAATTAGAACGTTAATTTTAGGCATTAAATTATAATTATTATTATTTACAATTGAGAATGCGTTTGTTATAATAAGTGTAATTCATAATAATTTTAATTTACAAATAAGAGGTGTCTAACAATGTTAAGTAAAGATTTATTAGAAGCTTTAAATGATCAAATGAACCATGAATATTTTGCAGCACACGCGTATATGGCAATGGCAGCATATTGTGATAAGGAATCATACGAAGGCTTTGCAAACTTTTTCATTCAACAAGCTAAAGAAGAACGTTTCCATGGTCATAAAATTTATAATTATATTAATGACCGAGGGGCACATGCAGAATTCAGAGCTATCCCTGCACCAAAAATTGATTTTTCAAGTATTTTAGAAACTTTCAAAGATAGCTTATCTCAAGAACAAGAAGTAACTAGACGTTTTTACAACTTATCTGAAATTGCTCGTCAAGATAAAGACTACGCAACTATTTCATTTTTAAACTGGTTCTTAGATGAGCAAGTAGAAGAAGAAGCAATGTTTGAAACACACATCAATTATTTAACTCGTATTGGTGACGATAGCAATGCATTATACCTTTATGAAAAAGAATTAGGCGCACGTACTTTTGACGAAGAATAATTAACAAACTATATTAACAGACAGATAAATATCATACGACATGATAGACATTTGGGTTTCTATTAAACACCCAATGTCTATATTATTTTGTATTGCGGAGATCTTTAGATTTATTTTCTAAATCATTGATCTGCGTTTTTTTATTTGTCAAAATCAAAAAAGTCGCACAGATAAAAAGTGGTTAAACCTTTATATCTATCCGACTAATCATATAAACTTTTTTATTTCTGTACTATTTATTATTAAGGGCCTTCAATTTTAAATCTTCTCTTGTAATTTAATTTCTTATTTCTTGTATATACCTTATTAACTGATTTATCTCTAATGGTTTAGTTTGTATGCGATTGTTAATCAATGTGTAGTAAGGATTGTGATTATCGTAATGACACCAATTAGAATAATCTAAATTTTTAGGTACACCATATCTCGCGAAAGTTGACCATGCATATTGCATTTTATGAGAAATCTCTTTGTCAATTTCGTCATAATCTTCTTCAGGTGTTAAATTTCCAAATATATATTTTATCTCGGAAGTATGTATAGCCAACTCGTTGTTCATTTTACTCTTAGGTGAAACTCTTGCAAAGTGGTAATAATATATATGTTTGCACAACTTCTCAAAACGTTTTATTGTTGCTAAACAAGGTTCAAACCAAATAACAGTGGTAAAAAATTTATCTAATGCTTCATAATTTGAATAATTATGCTGTTTAAAATATGACAAAATGCGTTCTTTCTTGCTATTAGCCAAAGTATCTACCATATTCAATAATACTTCTTCAGAATATGTTTTATTTGGTTTTATAAAATATCTAGCTTCGTTTTCAACACACCCAATTAATATCGGTATATCTTTCGATAATACAGGGAAATGTGATTTCGAAATAATCTTTCCATCTGGGATCTGATTCCATATTAAATTTGCAGGTGTATGAACTTGTCCTCTAGGTGGTCGTACACCAGAATACTTAGTCGAAATATCTAATATCCTTTCAGTTGACACACTTTGAAGTTCTTCGAGGTTATGACTACCTAGCTCTTCAAACATTTTACTTGTTTGTTTAGCTACTTTTTCGTACGTAGGTTCTTCTGAAAACACATACTTTTCAAATCCAGCACTTTGAATGATTGCTTTATGAAATAAACCTTTTGCATTTTTCGCTGAAAATAAATACCTTACTGCTTGTGCTCCGGCTGATTCTCCAAATATTGTTACATTGTCAGGATTACCTCCGAATTTCCGTATATTGTTAGCAACCCATCTTAATGCAGCGATTTGATCTAATACACCAAAATTACAGCCGATATTTGGGTCTGCAATATAACCGAATGCACCTAACCTATTATTAAACGTTACAACTGTTACTCCATTTTGTACTAATTTTTCTCCATCAAAGGCATCTTCTTACCCTGCACCACCAAGATTACCGCCACCATGTATCCATACCATAACGGGTTGTTCAGCAGTTACATCAATAGTTGTAGACCACACATTTAAGTATAAGCAATCTTCACTTTGCTTTTCAGTACGTAAATTAAAACTAGCACCACCTCTTTGTGGACACACTGGACCAAATTCATTTGCTAGATAAACACCTTTCCATTTTCGTGGCGCTCTCGGCGCCTTCCATCTAAATTACTTACAGGTGGTTCAGCATATGGAATTCCTAAAAAATAATACGTATTATTTCGATGAAAACCTTGAATCAATCCACTTTCAATTTTAAGCACCAAAAATCAGCTCTTTCTAAAAACTATATATTTTTAAAGCAAAATCATTATGATATATCTCAATTTTAATGTAAAGTTATAAACATGAAACTTATCTTTAAGGAGCTGTAATATACAAAATGAACAATGCATTTGTCGCTCTTGATTTTGAAACAGCAAATGGTAAACGTACTAGTATTTGTTCTGTCGGTATGGTTAAAGTCATTGATAGTCAAATAACAGAAACGTTTCATACACTTG harbors:
- the murT gene encoding lipid II isoglutaminyl synthase subunit MurT, whose translation is MRQWTAIHLAKLARKASRAVGKKGTDLPGQIARRVDTNILRKLAEQVDDIVFISGTNGKTTTSNLIGHTLKANNIEIIHNNEGANMAAGITSAFIMQSTPKTKIAVIEIDEGSIPRVLKEVTPSMMVFTNFFRDQMDRFGEIDIMVNNIATTISNKGIKLLLNADDPFVSRLKIASDAIVYYGMKAHAHEFEQSTMNESRYCPNCGRLLQYDYIHYNQIGHYHCQCGFKREQAKYEISNFEVAPFLHLNINDEKYDMKIAGDFNAYNALAAYTVLRELGLNEQAIKNGFETYTSDNGRMQYFKKGKKEAMINLAKNPAGMNASLSVGEQLEGEKVYVISLNDNAADGRDTSWIYDADFEKLSKQHIEAIIVTGTRAEELQLRLKLAEVEVPIIVERDIYKATARTMDYQGFTVAIPNYTSLAPMLEQLNRSFEGGQS
- the ftnA gene encoding H-type ferritin FtnA, encoding MLSKDLLEALNDQMNHEYFAAHAYMAMAAYCDKESYEGFANFFIQQAKEERFHGHKIYNYINDRGAHAEFRAIPAPKIDFSSILETFKDSLSQEQEVTRRFYNLSEIARQDKDYATISFLNWFLDEQVEEEAMFETHINYLTRIGDDSNALYLYEKELGARTFDEE